A window from Acidobacteriota bacterium encodes these proteins:
- a CDS encoding DUF4388 domain-containing protein has translation MAFQGSLTELPLPDIIQLVSVSGKTGMFALTRGGYPQGEIFLRGGQITHASVGELEGEEAIYELAIWPEGDFLFTPGQESSTTSVQKSNTNLLMEAARRIDEWQILSKKIPSTRLVPVFTDNATTTSVSLTPQEWAVICKLDERRSIDEVAASLGQSAFDTAKLLYGLITSGLVDLKENLSGLRTERLAKLPPAEILALAQQVSEEARREAGPGINHQEFDRIFKLTKVEIDAGRGGDAVLDLVRACEKLVSAALGPNRSKAYVDRVTEMLERPSSV, from the coding sequence TCGCTCTGACCCGCGGGGGATATCCGCAAGGGGAAATTTTCCTCCGCGGGGGTCAGATCACCCACGCCTCGGTGGGCGAGCTGGAGGGCGAAGAAGCGATCTACGAACTCGCCATCTGGCCCGAGGGGGACTTCCTGTTTACCCCCGGACAGGAAAGCTCCACCACCTCTGTTCAAAAGTCGAACACCAATCTGTTGATGGAGGCGGCGCGCCGGATCGACGAGTGGCAGATCCTGTCGAAAAAGATTCCTTCCACCCGGCTGGTGCCGGTGTTTACCGACAACGCGACCACCACTTCCGTCTCTCTGACCCCTCAAGAGTGGGCGGTGATCTGCAAGCTCGACGAGCGCCGCTCGATCGACGAAGTGGCGGCGAGCCTCGGGCAGAGCGCTTTCGACACGGCCAAGCTGCTGTACGGCCTGATCACTTCGGGCCTGGTGGATTTGAAAGAAAACCTCTCGGGATTGCGCACGGAACGCCTGGCGAAGCTACCGCCGGCGGAGATCCTCGCTCTGGCGCAGCAGGTCTCGGAGGAAGCCCGGCGCGAGGCCGGTCCCGGAATCAACCATCAAGAGTTCGACCGGATTTTCAAGTTGACCAAGGTGGAGATCGATGCGGGTCGAGGCGGCGATGCTGTCCTCGATCTTGTGCGGGCCTGCGAGAAATTGGTGTCCGCGGCCCTCGGCCCCAACCGGTCCAAAGCATACGTGGACCGGGTCACGGAGATGTTGGAGCGTCCTTCTTCGGTTTGA
- the ftsE gene encoding cell division ATP-binding protein FtsE, with the protein MIQFFHVSKRYPGGQKALDDVSFDLPAGELAFLTGPSGAGKTTLLKLIFREEIPSAGQILVNGRNVASIPRRKIPYLRRSVGVVFQDFRLIPRKTVFENITYLPRILGLPHRAQKKLAYQALRRVGLAHRSQAFPLQLSGGEQQRIAIARALINEPEILIADEPTGNLDEDLSAEILRLFRQINLRGTTLLIATHSRDIIQSMGGRVLELREGRLTRDQRVEGSEAPQVADLLDPAADETDSTEDRERKPSSNPMPADGLDGRPKDPSPREPKDAP; encoded by the coding sequence ATGATCCAGTTCTTCCACGTCAGCAAGCGGTACCCCGGTGGCCAGAAGGCGTTGGACGATGTCAGTTTCGATCTTCCGGCGGGTGAACTCGCGTTCCTCACCGGACCGAGCGGCGCCGGCAAGACGACTCTCCTCAAGCTGATCTTTCGCGAGGAGATTCCGAGCGCCGGGCAGATCCTGGTGAACGGCCGCAACGTCGCTTCCATCCCACGCCGCAAGATCCCGTACTTACGCCGCTCCGTGGGCGTGGTGTTCCAAGACTTTCGGTTGATCCCCAGGAAGACAGTGTTCGAGAACATCACCTACCTGCCGCGCATCCTCGGGCTGCCGCACCGTGCGCAGAAGAAGCTCGCTTATCAGGCCCTGCGGCGGGTCGGCTTGGCCCACCGGTCACAGGCCTTTCCCCTCCAGCTTTCCGGCGGTGAGCAGCAGCGCATCGCCATCGCCCGGGCGCTGATCAACGAGCCGGAGATCCTGATCGCCGACGAGCCGACGGGCAACCTGGACGAGGATCTGTCGGCGGAGATCCTGCGGCTCTTCCGCCAGATCAACCTGCGCGGCACTACCCTGCTGATCGCCACCCACAGCCGCGACATCATCCAGTCGATGGGCGGACGAGTCCTCGAACTGCGGGAGGGACGGCTGACCCGCGATCAGCGGGTGGAAGGTAGCGAGGCGCCCCAGGTGGCGGACCTGCTCGACCCCGCCGCCGATGAAACCGACTCCACCGAGGACCGTGAACGAAAACCGTCTTCGAACCCGATGCCCGCCGATGGGCTCGACGGGAGACCCAAAGATCCGTCGCCCCGCGAACCGAAGGACGCACCGTGA
- a CDS encoding tetratricopeptide repeat protein, protein MSGAAFAEWEAGVAAFKARNFAVAEKEFQEVAAKQPDWPGGHYMLGQVQLQLGKSKDALNALKKAYELKPGDVSYQYILAQAYLKTGGYSQAASMLQKINPSSLPSQQQGKYQQLLAVALDRSGNASGALSALRKAAEANPTDAKAWYNYGTTAFNAGDTATGASALEKAVNLNGSDAKVRTAYVNSLIRLGREKRGDSKQATYAKAAQAATPLASSSANYDTLLLVAEAQLGAKEYSAATSTLNRAKAKAGNDWLVHYYLAQAYTAAGNFNDAKAAGQLAVDRAASAADKKRAWQQVGFVGEKLKNYDEAIVAYRNAGDQAGVNRVEENRNIASENATIEKENEEIRALEEERRRLEEEIKGLPGGGR, encoded by the coding sequence GTGAGCGGAGCCGCGTTTGCGGAATGGGAGGCCGGTGTCGCGGCCTTCAAGGCCCGGAATTTCGCCGTGGCCGAGAAGGAATTCCAGGAAGTGGCTGCCAAGCAGCCGGACTGGCCCGGTGGTCACTACATGCTCGGTCAGGTCCAGCTTCAACTCGGCAAGAGCAAGGATGCTCTCAATGCCCTGAAGAAGGCCTACGAACTCAAGCCTGGCGACGTCAGCTACCAGTACATCTTGGCTCAGGCGTATCTGAAGACCGGTGGCTACAGCCAGGCGGCTTCGATGCTGCAGAAGATCAATCCTTCGTCGCTGCCGAGTCAGCAGCAGGGTAAGTACCAACAGTTGCTCGCCGTTGCCCTCGACCGCAGTGGCAATGCCAGCGGCGCCCTGTCCGCCCTGCGCAAGGCCGCCGAGGCGAATCCTACGGATGCCAAGGCTTGGTACAACTACGGCACCACCGCGTTCAACGCGGGCGATACGGCGACCGGCGCGTCGGCTCTGGAGAAGGCCGTCAATCTGAACGGCAGCGACGCCAAGGTGCGGACCGCATACGTCAACTCGCTGATCCGCCTCGGTCGTGAGAAGCGCGGCGATTCGAAGCAGGCGACCTACGCCAAGGCCGCTCAGGCGGCGACTCCCTTGGCGTCCTCCAGCGCGAACTACGACACGCTGCTCCTGGTGGCCGAAGCGCAGCTCGGAGCCAAGGAGTATTCCGCGGCCACTTCGACCCTGAACCGGGCCAAAGCCAAGGCCGGCAACGACTGGCTGGTTCACTACTACCTGGCCCAGGCATACACGGCCGCGGGGAACTTCAACGACGCGAAGGCCGCCGGCCAGTTGGCGGTGGATCGGGCGGCCAGCGCCGCCGACAAGAAGCGCGCTTGGCAGCAGGTGGGTTTCGTTGGCGAGAAGCTGAAGAATTACGACGAGGCGATCGTCGCCTACCGCAACGCGGGCGACCAGGCGGGTGTCAACCGGGTCGAAGAGAACCGGAACATCGCCAGTGAGAACGCCACCATCGAGAAAGAGAACGAGGAAATCCGGGCTCTCGAAGAAGAGCGCAGGCGGCTCGAGGAGGAGATCAAGGGTCTCCCCGGCGGCGGCCGCTGA
- the rlmN gene encoding 23S rRNA (adenine(2503)-C(2))-methyltransferase RlmN translates to MTSPSPSRPAERPELLGLPFDRLKDTLKPWVDRPFRARQIYDALHRREAASFDEITDLPKALRHKLGECFRIALPKVAERHQAADGTVKYLFALDERSTIEAVDIPDGKRHTLCISSQAGCALACSFCVTGFWGAGRNLTAGEIVAQVRRVRRDGDLPEGLNLVFMGMGEPLLNLDNLRTAFGILVESISPRRITVSTAGIVPGIDALAAWPQRPNLAISLHAPDDALRSRLMPVNRTHPLAELRAALGRYPLEKGRKLTFEYILLRGINDSFDHADRLARLLRGLPSKVNLIPMNPDPVLGDDLQPPSNDRIDGFHRRLKGHGVLSTVRRQRGDEVSAACGQLRVQGRAPKTFEGRSLGEGFIGQRRRSPRESPSAK, encoded by the coding sequence ATGACCTCTCCGTCGCCCTCCAGACCCGCCGAACGCCCGGAACTCCTCGGCCTGCCCTTCGACCGCCTGAAGGACACCCTCAAACCGTGGGTCGACCGGCCCTTCCGGGCACGGCAGATCTACGACGCGCTCCACCGCCGGGAGGCCGCTTCCTTCGACGAGATCACCGACCTACCAAAGGCCTTGCGGCACAAGTTGGGCGAATGCTTTCGTATTGCTCTGCCGAAGGTCGCCGAGCGCCACCAGGCGGCCGACGGAACGGTGAAGTACCTGTTCGCGTTGGACGAGCGATCGACCATCGAGGCGGTGGACATCCCCGACGGCAAGCGCCACACCCTGTGCATCTCAAGCCAGGCCGGCTGTGCCCTGGCGTGCAGTTTCTGCGTCACCGGCTTCTGGGGCGCCGGACGCAATCTGACCGCTGGCGAGATCGTGGCTCAGGTGCGGCGGGTGCGGCGCGACGGCGATCTGCCGGAGGGCCTCAACCTAGTGTTCATGGGAATGGGCGAACCGCTGCTCAACCTCGACAACCTGCGTACCGCTTTCGGAATCCTGGTGGAGAGCATCTCGCCGCGGCGCATCACCGTATCGACGGCGGGCATCGTGCCGGGCATTGACGCCTTGGCCGCCTGGCCCCAGCGCCCGAACCTGGCGATCTCCCTGCACGCGCCGGACGACGCCCTGCGCAGCCGGCTGATGCCGGTCAACCGCACCCATCCCCTGGCGGAGTTGAGGGCGGCCCTCGGCCGGTATCCCCTGGAGAAGGGCCGCAAGCTGACCTTCGAGTACATCCTGCTCCGGGGGATCAATGACTCCTTCGATCACGCCGACCGCCTGGCGCGCCTGCTGCGCGGTTTGCCGAGCAAGGTGAACCTGATCCCGATGAACCCCGATCCGGTGCTCGGTGACGATCTACAGCCGCCATCGAACGATCGCATCGACGGGTTCCACCGCCGCCTCAAAGGGCACGGCGTGCTGTCCACCGTGCGGCGGCAGCGAGGTGACGAGGTGAGCGCCGCCTGCGGCCAGCTTCGAGTTCAGGGACGCGCCCCCAAGACCTTCGAGGGACGTTCCCTGGGCGAGGGCTTCATCGGCCAGCGACGGCGCAGCCCTAGAGAGTCTCCGTCCGCCAAATGA
- a CDS encoding OmpA family protein, whose protein sequence is MIWKKGLAFLAVLVCIATPAFAGEEAVAPTATGETGLFTLLSGTSLPQGEWSFGLYYNNWDRVFERNTRADLDWSRLSASVGYGVTDRFEVSLMLPYEDFEADFPGQPDVTDDGLGNARLGAKWLLGGEGSGFALNAFVELPTGDEEVLGGETGFGAGANWDRGNWVFNIGARVPGDIDDIDLSPEIIAGLGYAGQVSDRLDWITELVGTLPTDSDDAIFEESVDLTTGLRLWLGDGNDWAFNFGVRTDLLQLSETDEHCPIGGLLGLTYLPRFLKSEPAVEPPQPPAPPPPPQDPPKVETPPPPPPVTTAPSPPKVTEEACKFASNSARVDNRCKATLDEVALRLKDAASAETLVIGYTDSTGSDASNQRMSERRAQAVKDYLVTRHGIDGSRIEVEGRGSADPVGDNATAAGREQNRRAVIRITIDG, encoded by the coding sequence ATGATTTGGAAAAAAGGCCTGGCCTTTCTTGCCGTACTGGTCTGTATCGCTACGCCCGCCTTCGCCGGCGAGGAGGCCGTCGCTCCGACGGCCACCGGGGAAACCGGTTTATTTACCCTGCTCTCCGGTACTTCTCTGCCGCAGGGGGAGTGGTCCTTCGGGCTCTACTACAACAATTGGGACCGGGTCTTCGAGCGCAACACCCGAGCGGATCTCGACTGGAGCCGTTTGAGTGCCAGCGTTGGCTACGGCGTGACGGACCGTTTCGAGGTGAGCCTGATGCTTCCCTACGAAGACTTCGAAGCCGACTTCCCCGGCCAGCCGGACGTAACGGACGATGGTCTCGGCAATGCTCGTCTGGGCGCCAAGTGGCTTCTGGGCGGCGAGGGCAGCGGCTTCGCTCTGAACGCCTTCGTCGAGCTCCCCACCGGTGACGAAGAGGTGCTCGGCGGCGAGACGGGCTTCGGTGCCGGCGCCAATTGGGACCGCGGCAACTGGGTGTTCAACATCGGCGCCCGGGTGCCGGGAGACATCGATGACATCGATCTGTCGCCGGAGATCATCGCCGGTCTCGGTTATGCGGGCCAGGTTTCCGATCGCCTCGACTGGATCACCGAGCTGGTGGGTACCTTGCCTACGGACAGCGACGACGCTATCTTCGAAGAGAGCGTTGACCTGACCACCGGCCTTCGCCTGTGGCTCGGTGACGGCAACGACTGGGCCTTCAATTTCGGGGTGCGCACGGATCTGCTGCAGTTGAGCGAAACGGATGAGCACTGCCCGATCGGCGGCCTCCTCGGCCTCACCTACCTGCCGCGTTTCCTCAAGTCGGAACCGGCGGTCGAGCCCCCGCAACCTCCAGCGCCGCCGCCGCCGCCGCAGGATCCGCCGAAGGTGGAAACTCCGCCACCACCGCCGCCGGTAACGACCGCACCCTCGCCGCCAAAGGTAACCGAAGAGGCCTGTAAGTTCGCCTCCAACAGCGCGCGCGTCGACAACCGCTGCAAGGCGACCCTCGACGAGGTGGCGCTGCGCCTGAAGGATGCGGCGAGTGCCGAGACGTTGGTGATCGGCTACACCGATAGCACCGGCTCTGATGCCTCCAACCAGCGGATGAGTGAGCGACGCGCCCAGGCGGTAAAGGACTATCTGGTGACTCGCCACGGCATCGATGGCAGCCGCATCGAGGTCGAGGGCCGTGGCTCCGCCGACCCGGTGGGCGACAACGCCACCGCCGCCGGCCGCGAGCAGAACCGCCGGGCGGTGATCCGCATCACCATCGACGGCTAG
- a CDS encoding permease-like cell division protein FtsX, giving the protein MRLNQAASYFLREAAISLARSWKVSLLAVVTIAVSLFIGGAFLLVSTNLAQWVERWQDETRVTVYLEPGASPEAIAALRQRMAAPAWVLSIEEVSPEEAVERFQGAFPSLADLVEDWEEDPLPRSISARFDTAAPTAELEGWLADLAADATIDMVDDDRDWLRQLETLVAVVRGIGLTLGLVLLGAAIFTIASVIRLTAYLYRDEISVMRLVGATEFFIRGPFYAEGLLQGLLGGLLAVGGLYGAYRTAAARTADSLLGAMATPEFLGWQALLLLVLLGGAAGLGGAIASLRREKLGSEES; this is encoded by the coding sequence GTGAGGCTGAACCAAGCGGCCTCGTATTTTCTGCGCGAAGCGGCAATCAGCCTGGCGCGGAGCTGGAAGGTCAGCCTGCTGGCGGTGGTGACGATCGCCGTCAGCCTGTTCATCGGCGGTGCCTTCCTGCTGGTCAGCACCAACTTGGCCCAGTGGGTGGAGCGCTGGCAGGACGAGACCCGGGTCACGGTATACCTGGAGCCCGGAGCCTCGCCCGAAGCCATCGCCGCTCTACGCCAGCGGATGGCCGCTCCAGCCTGGGTGCTATCGATCGAGGAGGTGAGCCCCGAGGAGGCCGTAGAGCGTTTCCAGGGTGCCTTTCCCAGCCTCGCCGACCTGGTGGAAGACTGGGAGGAGGATCCCCTGCCGCGCTCGATCTCGGCGCGCTTCGACACCGCGGCGCCGACGGCGGAACTCGAAGGGTGGCTCGCCGACCTCGCGGCCGACGCAACCATCGACATGGTCGACGATGACCGCGACTGGCTGCGTCAGCTCGAAACGCTGGTCGCCGTAGTGCGCGGCATTGGCCTCACCCTCGGCCTGGTGCTCCTGGGCGCCGCCATCTTCACCATCGCCAGCGTCATCCGCTTGACCGCCTACCTCTACCGCGACGAGATCTCCGTCATGCGGCTGGTCGGCGCGACGGAGTTCTTCATCCGCGGCCCGTTCTACGCCGAGGGTCTGCTGCAAGGTCTGCTCGGTGGCTTGCTCGCCGTCGGCGGCCTGTACGGCGCCTACCGCACCGCCGCCGCCCGCACCGCCGACAGCCTCCTCGGCGCCATGGCGACGCCGGAGTTCTTGGGCTGGCAGGCCCTCCTGCTGCTCGTCCTATTGGGCGGCGCCGCGGGTCTGGGCGGCGCCATCGCCTCGCTGCGAAGAGAAAAACTCGGCAGCGAAGAGAGCTAA
- a CDS encoding polyphenol oxidase family protein: MIVGPVGNSRKGWMWSDSRVRDGSLLEVRFAGRGMSEAAEFVPSEISLARCRQEHSARVLAARPGDCGAGDALVTDRPSLALAVVTADCVPVLLAAGERLAAVHAGWRGLAAEILPAAVAALEAGSGEISAWIGPAIGSCCYEVGEEVAGEVVAASDPAVRHDVSKSGGPRRRPHLDLSLAALHQLAAAGVRDVRMVPACTRCEEDLLCSYRRDGPRGVEGESGAGRNMAIIWRTETL, translated from the coding sequence ATGATCGTAGGCCCCGTGGGGAACTCTCGGAAGGGCTGGATGTGGAGCGACAGCCGCGTTCGAGACGGCAGTTTGCTCGAAGTTCGATTCGCCGGCCGGGGGATGAGCGAGGCGGCGGAATTCGTGCCTTCGGAGATTTCCCTGGCGCGCTGCCGGCAGGAGCACTCGGCGCGGGTGTTGGCCGCCCGCCCCGGCGACTGCGGGGCCGGTGACGCGCTGGTGACGGACCGGCCGAGCCTCGCCCTGGCGGTGGTGACGGCGGACTGTGTACCGGTGCTGCTGGCGGCGGGAGAACGCCTGGCGGCGGTGCACGCGGGCTGGCGCGGACTGGCGGCGGAGATCCTGCCGGCGGCGGTCGCGGCCCTGGAAGCCGGTAGCGGGGAGATCTCCGCCTGGATCGGTCCGGCGATCGGGAGTTGCTGCTACGAGGTGGGCGAGGAGGTCGCCGGCGAGGTGGTGGCGGCGAGCGATCCCGCCGTCCGCCACGATGTGTCAAAAAGCGGCGGGCCGCGACGCCGACCGCACCTCGACCTGTCGCTAGCGGCCCTCCATCAACTGGCCGCCGCCGGCGTACGGGATGTGCGTATGGTGCCGGCCTGCACCCGCTGCGAAGAGGATCTGCTGTGTAGCTACCGACGCGACGGGCCGAGGGGCGTAGAGGGTGAAAGCGGCGCCGGTAGGAACATGGCGATCATTTGGCGGACGGAGACTCTCTAG